From a region of the Geothrix sp. 21YS21S-2 genome:
- a CDS encoding PAS domain-containing hybrid sensor histidine kinase/response regulator — MTAPSMRKLVTPPAMLGLFFLLFAAAAVSLVFTAGTHSPVLALSLTGMAIVGTMGIRSTAVRAREAELALGEGERYIEKVAELSQDIHAIMDAESGAFLYLNPAVEDLLGYPTETFMKGGRDYFYSLVHPDDLPILRKHREAPAPPPPEGGEEPILEEIYRIRNHHGAWRWFKSRRTVFVRYGDGRPAETLAVIQDITQQRSFESALVQAHKVESLGALVRGTVNDLNNTLMGIQGYAEIALEGEQGPAILRASLESVQASIGRATGLCKQILSYTGQGRIQISPHQLNDAVRESLSAIETLVPDGAHLVLDLQNDLPLASVDLTQARHALLNLVFNACESLGIRGGEITIRTFMRSLGGTETGGQGLRGDFVCLEVADTGPGTPPEILGKVFDPLFSTLHPGHGLGLSTVEDILREHQGAVHAKGEPGLGDSTVLYFHLAEKNPEIDEGDEGTPLVGASGVLLLVDDEPTIRAILRQGFENAGFKVIEGVDGVDGFASFVRHRSSINAVLLDLTMPRMGGDEVFEEIHKLAPEVPVVLMSGYSQEEATTALAGRGLAGFLSKPCSIKEALAVVSRALAAARAGA; from the coding sequence CGTGGGCACCATGGGGATCCGCTCCACGGCGGTGCGCGCCCGGGAGGCCGAACTGGCCCTGGGCGAGGGTGAGCGCTACATCGAGAAGGTGGCCGAGCTCAGCCAGGACATCCACGCCATCATGGACGCCGAATCGGGCGCCTTCCTGTACCTGAATCCCGCGGTGGAAGACCTGCTGGGCTACCCCACCGAGACCTTCATGAAGGGCGGGCGGGACTACTTCTACTCGCTGGTCCATCCCGACGACCTGCCCATCCTCCGCAAGCACCGGGAGGCCCCCGCGCCGCCCCCGCCGGAGGGCGGGGAGGAGCCCATCCTGGAGGAGATCTACCGCATCCGCAACCACCACGGGGCCTGGCGCTGGTTCAAGAGCCGCCGGACGGTCTTCGTCCGCTACGGCGACGGCCGCCCCGCCGAGACCCTGGCGGTGATCCAGGACATCACCCAGCAGCGCTCCTTCGAGTCCGCCCTGGTGCAGGCCCACAAGGTGGAGAGCCTGGGCGCGCTGGTGAGGGGCACCGTCAACGACCTGAACAACACCCTCATGGGAATCCAGGGCTACGCCGAGATCGCCCTCGAAGGCGAGCAGGGCCCGGCGATCCTGCGCGCCAGCCTCGAGAGCGTGCAGGCAAGCATCGGGCGCGCCACGGGCCTCTGCAAGCAGATCCTCTCCTACACCGGGCAGGGCCGCATCCAGATCTCGCCCCACCAGCTCAACGACGCGGTGCGGGAGAGCCTTTCCGCCATCGAGACCCTCGTGCCCGACGGCGCCCACCTGGTTTTGGACCTCCAGAACGACCTGCCCCTGGCCAGCGTGGACCTGACCCAGGCCCGCCACGCCCTGCTCAACCTGGTCTTCAACGCCTGCGAGTCCCTTGGGATCCGGGGCGGCGAGATCACCATCCGCACCTTCATGCGCAGCCTGGGCGGCACCGAGACCGGGGGCCAGGGCCTCCGCGGCGACTTCGTCTGCCTGGAGGTGGCCGACACCGGTCCCGGCACGCCTCCCGAGATCCTGGGCAAGGTCTTCGACCCCCTCTTCAGCACCCTGCACCCGGGCCACGGCCTGGGCCTGTCCACCGTGGAGGACATCCTCAGGGAGCACCAGGGCGCCGTGCACGCCAAGGGCGAGCCCGGCCTGGGCGACTCCACCGTGCTCTACTTCCACCTGGCCGAGAAGAACCCCGAGATCGACGAGGGCGACGAGGGAACCCCCCTGGTGGGCGCCTCCGGCGTGCTCCTGCTGGTGGACGACGAGCCCACCATCCGCGCCATCCTCCGCCAGGGCTTCGAGAACGCCGGCTTCAAGGTCATCGAGGGCGTGGACGGGGTGGACGGCTTCGCCTCCTTCGTCCGCCACCGGTCCTCCATCAACGCCGTGCTCCTGGACCTCACCATGCCCCGCATGGGCGGCGACGAGGTGTTCGAGGAGATCCACAAGCTGGCCCCGGAAGTGCCCGTCGTGCTCATGAGCGGCTACAGCCAGGAGGAGGCCACGACCGCCCTCGCCGGCCGAGGCCTCGCGGGCTTCCTGTCCAAGCCCTGCAGCATCAAGGAGGCCCTGGCGGTGGTGAGCCGGGCCCTGGCCGCGGCCCGCGCCGGGGCCTGA
- a CDS encoding methyltransferase translates to MTFTFDPESADCSGALARLGAIGFTEAAVAERLGLEDLNDLQWKAAPIYRQARLAERDPLASAIDLFVLQGALEARELGRLFDPEAQGALVRAGLLARAGAQVRARASVYPVGSRLVVSDHAWVDGGAVPRDQVMYVGTDSRWLARATVRRPVAASLDLCCGSGIHALLAASHAGTATAVDINARAVACTAFNARALRLANLEALQGDLYAPVGDRRFGLITANPPFVPAPAQEVDYRDGGPSGEDVQRRIVEGLPRHLAPGGLAQIVTELGEREGEPLEDRLRLWLGGAPMDVHILRLRVHPAQVYAIGHAVGDDNAAFLASVGRWHANLQAQGYDRVVSVLLAFQWSDDPWTRVDEAVAPSRDAGAEVEALFSAERLARDPSLRDRLQRGRVVLAGPVALLEARALGMRVPPTTQARLAAQAMPVEHILAPLERDLLERLDPGASVADLLAAAASAGIPAQAVMDALVALVHKGLARPA, encoded by the coding sequence ATGACCTTCACCTTCGACCCTGAATCCGCGGACTGCTCGGGCGCCCTGGCGCGGCTGGGCGCCATCGGGTTCACCGAGGCCGCCGTGGCGGAGCGGCTCGGCCTGGAGGACCTGAACGACCTCCAGTGGAAGGCGGCGCCCATCTATCGGCAGGCGCGCCTGGCGGAGCGGGATCCCCTGGCCTCGGCCATCGACCTCTTCGTCCTCCAGGGCGCCCTGGAGGCCCGGGAACTGGGCCGGCTCTTCGACCCGGAGGCGCAGGGCGCCCTGGTGCGCGCGGGGCTCCTGGCGCGCGCCGGAGCCCAGGTGCGGGCCCGGGCCTCCGTGTACCCCGTGGGGTCCCGCCTCGTCGTCTCGGACCACGCGTGGGTCGACGGCGGCGCCGTCCCCCGCGACCAGGTCATGTACGTGGGCACCGACAGCCGCTGGCTGGCGCGCGCCACGGTGCGCCGGCCCGTGGCGGCGTCCCTGGACCTCTGCTGCGGGTCGGGCATCCACGCCCTCCTGGCGGCCTCCCACGCCGGGACCGCCACCGCGGTGGACATCAACGCCCGAGCCGTGGCCTGCACCGCCTTCAACGCCCGGGCCCTGCGCCTGGCCAACCTGGAGGCCCTCCAGGGCGACCTGTACGCCCCGGTGGGGGACCGGCGCTTCGGGCTGATCACCGCCAACCCCCCCTTCGTGCCCGCCCCCGCCCAGGAGGTGGACTACCGGGACGGCGGGCCCAGCGGCGAGGACGTCCAGCGGCGCATCGTCGAAGGGCTGCCCCGCCACCTGGCCCCGGGCGGCCTGGCCCAGATCGTGACGGAGCTCGGAGAGCGGGAGGGTGAGCCCCTGGAGGACAGGCTGCGCCTCTGGCTCGGCGGCGCCCCCATGGACGTCCACATCCTCCGCCTGCGCGTCCACCCCGCCCAGGTGTACGCGATCGGCCACGCCGTGGGCGACGACAACGCCGCCTTCCTCGCCTCCGTGGGCCGCTGGCACGCGAACCTGCAGGCCCAGGGGTACGACCGGGTGGTCTCCGTGCTGCTGGCCTTCCAGTGGAGCGACGACCCGTGGACCCGGGTGGACGAGGCCGTGGCCCCCTCGCGCGACGCCGGCGCGGAGGTGGAGGCCCTGTTCTCGGCCGAGCGCCTCGCCCGGGACCCCTCCCTCCGGGACCGCCTGCAGCGGGGGCGCGTCGTCCTGGCGGGTCCCGTGGCCCTCCTGGAGGCCCGGGCCCTGGGCATGCGGGTGCCCCCCACCACCCAGGCCCGCCTCGCCGCCCAGGCCATGCCCGTGGAGCACATCCTGGCGCCCCTGGAGCGGGACCTGCTGGAGCGCCTGGACCCCGGCGCCTCCGTGGCGGACCTCCTGGCCGCGGCCGCCTCCGCCGGCATCCCCGCCCAGGCCGTGATGGACGCCCTGGTGGCCCTGGTGCACAAGGGCCTGGCCCGCCCCGCATGA
- a CDS encoding GIY-YIG nuclease family protein, producing the protein MTTWHLYLLQCGRSIYTGITTDVEARCAAHAAGKGAKFTRGRAGQKLLFQAPVGTRSQATRMERAVKRLSHQGKLDLAEGREPLPEVE; encoded by the coding sequence ATGACCACCTGGCACCTCTACCTCCTCCAGTGCGGCCGGTCCATCTACACCGGCATCACCACCGACGTGGAGGCCCGGTGCGCGGCCCACGCCGCCGGCAAGGGCGCCAAGTTCACCCGGGGCCGGGCGGGCCAGAAGCTCCTCTTCCAGGCCCCCGTCGGCACCCGCAGCCAGGCCACGCGCATGGAGCGGGCCGTCAAGCGCCTCTCCCACCAGGGGAAGCTGGACCTGGCCGAAGGCCGGGAGCCCCTGCCCGAGGTGGAGTGA
- a CDS encoding HAD family hydrolase has translation MPLCFDLDGTLGQFGGGYVLLRKALGDLWGAEPTVEQLRRCTGSTDWEIMGELHAMRFGVPMSEAHYAAYEAACLARFEDAFHPQGHAPTAFRGLIDGMARLVDAGRAVWLVSGNVPRVLAFKAGLLGVDPRIPRLGSLPRLDRAGLIRMAMAGCKGPHLYVGDRPHDRHAAELAGIPFLGVGDLVPGDHPVLPPEAEAEHLVSAVGKLLGTGKGN, from the coding sequence ATGCCACTCTGCTTCGACCTCGACGGCACACTCGGACAGTTCGGCGGCGGCTACGTGCTGCTCAGGAAGGCCCTGGGCGACCTCTGGGGCGCCGAACCCACCGTGGAGCAGCTGCGCCGCTGCACCGGCTCCACCGACTGGGAGATCATGGGCGAGCTCCACGCCATGCGCTTCGGAGTCCCCATGTCCGAGGCCCACTACGCCGCCTACGAGGCCGCGTGCCTCGCCCGGTTCGAGGACGCCTTCCACCCCCAGGGCCACGCCCCCACCGCCTTCCGGGGGCTCATCGACGGCATGGCCCGCCTGGTGGACGCCGGCCGCGCCGTCTGGCTGGTTTCCGGGAACGTCCCGAGGGTCCTCGCCTTCAAGGCCGGCCTCCTGGGCGTGGATCCGCGCATCCCCCGCCTGGGGAGCCTGCCCCGGCTGGACCGCGCCGGCCTCATCCGCATGGCCATGGCCGGCTGCAAGGGCCCGCACCTCTACGTGGGCGACCGTCCCCATGACCGCCATGCCGCCGAACTGGCGGGCATCCCGTTCCTGGGGGTCGGGGACCTGGTGCCGGGCGATCATCCGGTCCTGCCGCCGGAAGCCGAGGCGGAGCACCTGGTGAGCGCGGTGGGGAAGCTGCTGGGCACCGGGAAGGGGAACTGA
- the purF gene encoding amidophosphoribosyltransferase, translating to MAFKDECGVFGIWPELEASRQTYLGLYALQHRGQEAAGICSRDQGRLHLHKGQGYVADVFTEATLDRLPGDGAIGHTRYSTTGGNVASAAHPFLVEGRFGQIALCHNGNLTNTEELRNRLIQEGQVFSSPSDSEVILALINRARAASVVDAVVEALRQVEGAFSVLIITKDKFMAARDPRGFRPLSIGRLGEATAFSSETCAFDLLGAEYVREVEAGELVVLDREGLTSVFPRERIQARPCVFEHVYFARPDSFVYGLSVMATRREMGRLLARRHGVAADLVVPVPDSGVSAALGYSEESGIPFDFGLIRNHYVGRTFIEPKQSIRSFGVKVKLNPVRELLRGKRVVLVDDSVVRGTTSRKIVSMVRAAGAAEVHMRISSPPTTHPCFYGIDTPDREHLLAATRNLEEIRTFIGADTIGYLTLEDLQSTVQDLDGGHFCYACFTGDYPVLPLGAASRCG from the coding sequence ATGGCTTTCAAGGACGAGTGCGGCGTATTCGGGATCTGGCCTGAGCTGGAAGCCTCGCGCCAGACCTACCTGGGGCTCTATGCCCTGCAGCACCGTGGCCAGGAGGCCGCGGGCATCTGCTCGCGCGACCAGGGCCGGCTCCACCTGCACAAGGGCCAGGGCTACGTGGCCGACGTCTTCACGGAGGCCACCCTGGACCGCCTCCCCGGGGACGGCGCCATCGGGCACACCCGGTATTCCACCACGGGCGGCAACGTGGCCTCGGCGGCCCACCCCTTCCTGGTGGAGGGCCGGTTCGGGCAGATCGCCCTGTGCCACAACGGCAACCTGACCAACACCGAGGAGCTGCGGAACCGCCTCATCCAGGAGGGCCAGGTCTTCTCCAGCCCCTCGGATTCCGAAGTGATCCTCGCCCTCATCAACCGGGCCCGGGCCGCCAGCGTCGTGGACGCGGTGGTGGAGGCGCTCCGGCAGGTGGAGGGGGCGTTCTCGGTGCTGATCATCACCAAGGACAAGTTCATGGCGGCCCGGGACCCCCGGGGCTTCCGGCCCCTGTCCATCGGGCGTCTGGGGGAGGCCACGGCCTTTTCCAGCGAGACCTGCGCCTTCGACCTGCTGGGGGCCGAGTACGTGCGCGAGGTGGAGGCCGGCGAGCTGGTGGTGCTGGACCGGGAAGGGCTCACGTCCGTGTTCCCCAGGGAGCGGATCCAGGCCCGGCCCTGCGTGTTCGAGCACGTGTACTTCGCCCGGCCCGACTCCTTCGTGTACGGCCTCTCCGTCATGGCCACCCGCCGGGAGATGGGGCGCCTCCTGGCCAGGCGCCACGGCGTCGCGGCCGACCTGGTGGTGCCCGTGCCCGACTCGGGCGTCTCGGCGGCCCTGGGCTACTCCGAGGAATCCGGGATCCCCTTCGACTTCGGCCTCATCCGCAACCACTACGTGGGACGCACCTTCATCGAGCCCAAGCAGAGCATCCGCTCCTTCGGGGTGAAGGTGAAGCTCAACCCCGTGCGCGAACTCCTCCGGGGCAAGCGCGTGGTGCTGGTGGACGACAGCGTGGTGCGGGGCACCACCAGCCGCAAGATCGTCTCCATGGTGCGCGCCGCGGGGGCCGCGGAGGTGCACATGCGCATCTCCAGCCCGCCCACCACCCACCCCTGCTTCTACGGCATCGACACGCCGGACCGGGAGCACCTGCTCGCGGCCACCCGGAACCTGGAGGAGATCCGGACCTTCATCGGCGCGGACACCATCGGCTACCTGACCCTGGAGGACCTCCAGTCCACCGTCCAGGACCTCGACGGGGGCCACTTCTGCTACGCGTGCTTCACGGGGGACTACCCCGTGCTCCCCCTGGGCGCCGCGAGCCGCTGCGGATGA
- the miaA gene encoding tRNA (adenosine(37)-N6)-dimethylallyltransferase MiaA — translation MTRIAVLGPTASGKSALAIALARRIGGEVVNGDPFQAYRDLPVGTGQPSEAEREGIPHHGYGVLPLETAVNPASFGELARGWIGACANPVLVTGSGLYLRGVWDQLTQLPDVPEAITAKLRRWVDLLGSPALHRYLAAVDPARAAQLHPNDRSRVQRALGLHLATGSRASLFLDGVDRGVPEGWLAILVLPSRERQRERVAARVRQMIRAGWQKEVAALQGTPAEAALRRLRPLGYDVWMDEPRGAGARIILDTRAYAKRQGTYFRNQWPDVPVWDPDAEPVEAAFAKLGL, via the coding sequence ATGACTAGGATCGCGGTGCTCGGCCCCACGGCCTCGGGCAAGTCGGCCCTGGCCATCGCCCTGGCCCGGCGCATCGGCGGCGAGGTGGTCAACGGCGACCCCTTCCAGGCCTACCGGGACCTGCCCGTGGGCACGGGCCAGCCCAGCGAGGCCGAGCGGGAGGGCATCCCCCACCACGGCTACGGCGTCCTGCCCCTGGAGACCGCCGTGAATCCGGCCTCCTTCGGGGAGCTGGCCCGGGGCTGGATCGGCGCCTGCGCCAACCCGGTGCTCGTCACCGGGTCCGGCCTCTACCTCCGGGGCGTCTGGGACCAGCTCACGCAGCTGCCCGACGTGCCCGAGGCGATCACCGCCAAGCTGCGCCGGTGGGTGGACCTGCTGGGCTCCCCGGCCCTGCACCGCTACCTGGCCGCGGTGGACCCCGCGCGCGCCGCCCAGCTCCATCCCAACGACCGCTCCCGGGTGCAGCGGGCCCTGGGCCTCCACCTGGCCACCGGGAGCCGCGCCTCGCTCTTCCTGGACGGCGTGGACCGGGGCGTGCCCGAGGGCTGGCTGGCCATCCTCGTGCTGCCTTCCCGGGAGCGCCAGCGGGAACGGGTGGCCGCCCGGGTTCGCCAGATGATCCGCGCCGGCTGGCAGAAGGAGGTGGCCGCCCTCCAGGGCACCCCGGCGGAGGCCGCGCTGCGCCGCCTGCGCCCCCTGGGCTACGACGTCTGGATGGACGAGCCCCGGGGCGCGGGCGCCCGCATCATCCTGGACACCCGCGCCTACGCCAAGCGGCAGGGGACCTACTTCCGCAACCAGTGGCCGGACGTGCCGGTCTGGGATCCCGACGCCGAACCGGTGGAGGCCGCGTTCGCCAAGCTGGGCCTCTGA
- a CDS encoding methyl-accepting chemotaxis protein, which produces MTWFKSLRLATQLITAFVAVALITVVVGIFGIRASFDLHRMMEDAYSNCTLAVINTSNATLALANCQRALGNIVLAQDTAYRTGQIDHMGKYRSSVADWVARERKTMMGEAEVAQWKLYDQLWEPYVTSTRKLVALAEAGKRAEAEKWLVGDVRPTYGAVEKLLAEVVEINRLNAEAANKAGQAVYEKVRWQAGTLVAACFVLSILLGGLVTRIIKGQVGGEPALAASIAQRVAQGDITMEVPVAEGDATSMMAAMRTMVATLSRVLAETQKVVEAAGRGDFHQRIAVEGSRGYILALGTSLNTLSETCQKGLSDVRRVMEAAAKGDLSERITVAYEGEFLRLKDASNATVEKLSETIGGVLEACSSLVEASEQLSSTAQALSQGASEQAASVEETSASMEEMSASIAQNNENAKVTGDLAIKTARETVEGGAAVRETVDAMKQIARKIAIIDDIAYQTNLLALNAAIEAGRAGEHGKGFAVVAAEVRKLAERSQIAAEEISALASGSVELAGKAGNLLETIVPSIQKTADLVQEIAAASSEQNSGVGQINAAIGQISQAVAQNAAASEELASTSEEVNAQALELQAAMDFFSLGEEARPSRGRRGVRPPPRKGGAPARMGSKEAHAEQDFTRF; this is translated from the coding sequence ATGACGTGGTTCAAGTCCCTCCGGCTGGCCACCCAGCTCATCACGGCCTTCGTGGCCGTGGCCCTCATCACCGTCGTCGTGGGGATCTTCGGCATCCGCGCGTCCTTCGACCTCCACCGGATGATGGAGGACGCCTACTCCAACTGCACCCTGGCGGTGATCAACACCAGCAACGCCACCTTGGCCCTGGCCAACTGCCAGAGGGCCCTGGGCAACATCGTCCTGGCCCAGGACACCGCCTACCGCACGGGCCAGATCGATCACATGGGCAAGTACCGCTCCTCCGTCGCCGACTGGGTCGCCCGGGAGCGGAAGACCATGATGGGCGAGGCCGAGGTGGCCCAGTGGAAGCTCTACGACCAGTTGTGGGAGCCCTACGTCACATCCACCCGCAAGCTCGTCGCCCTGGCCGAGGCCGGCAAGCGCGCCGAGGCGGAGAAGTGGCTGGTCGGGGACGTGCGCCCCACGTACGGCGCCGTGGAGAAGCTCCTGGCCGAGGTGGTGGAGATCAACCGGCTGAACGCCGAGGCCGCCAACAAGGCCGGCCAGGCCGTGTACGAAAAGGTCCGCTGGCAGGCCGGGACGCTCGTCGCCGCCTGCTTCGTGCTCTCCATCCTGCTGGGGGGCCTGGTGACCCGGATTATCAAGGGCCAGGTGGGGGGCGAACCCGCCCTTGCCGCCTCCATCGCCCAGCGCGTGGCCCAGGGCGACATCACCATGGAGGTCCCGGTCGCCGAGGGCGACGCCACCAGCATGATGGCCGCCATGAGGACCATGGTCGCCACCCTCTCGCGGGTCCTGGCCGAGACCCAGAAGGTCGTGGAGGCCGCGGGCCGGGGCGACTTCCACCAGCGCATCGCCGTGGAGGGAAGCCGGGGCTACATCCTGGCCCTGGGCACGTCCCTCAACACGCTCTCCGAGACCTGCCAGAAGGGGCTCAGCGACGTGCGGCGGGTCATGGAGGCCGCGGCCAAGGGCGACCTGTCGGAGCGGATCACGGTGGCCTACGAGGGGGAGTTCCTGCGCCTCAAGGATGCCTCCAACGCCACCGTCGAGAAGCTGTCCGAGACCATCGGCGGCGTGCTGGAAGCCTGCAGCAGCCTCGTGGAGGCGTCCGAACAGCTCAGCTCCACGGCCCAGGCCCTGAGCCAGGGCGCCTCGGAACAGGCCGCCAGCGTGGAGGAGACCAGCGCGTCCATGGAGGAGATGAGCGCCTCCATCGCCCAGAACAACGAGAACGCCAAGGTCACCGGGGACCTCGCCATCAAGACCGCCCGCGAGACCGTGGAGGGCGGCGCGGCCGTGCGGGAGACCGTGGACGCCATGAAGCAGATCGCCCGGAAGATCGCCATCATCGACGACATCGCCTACCAGACCAACCTGCTGGCACTGAACGCCGCCATCGAGGCGGGGCGGGCCGGGGAGCACGGCAAAGGCTTCGCCGTGGTGGCCGCCGAGGTGCGCAAGCTGGCCGAGCGCAGCCAGATCGCGGCCGAGGAGATCAGCGCCCTGGCCTCGGGCAGCGTGGAGCTGGCCGGGAAGGCCGGGAACCTCCTGGAGACCATCGTGCCCTCCATCCAGAAGACCGCCGACCTGGTGCAGGAGATCGCCGCGGCATCCAGCGAACAGAACTCAGGCGTGGGCCAGATCAACGCCGCCATCGGCCAGATCAGCCAGGCCGTGGCCCAGAACGCCGCAGCCTCCGAGGAACTGGCCTCCACCTCGGAGGAGGTCAACGCCCAGGCCCTGGAACTCCAGGCCGCCATGGACTTCTTCAGCCTGGGCGAAGAGGCCCGTCCCTCCCGGGGGCGCCGCGGGGTGCGGCCCCCGCCCAGGAAGGGCGGCGCGCCGGCGCGGATGGGCTCCAAGGAGGCCCACGCCGAGCAGGACTTCACGAGGTTCTGA
- a CDS encoding 1-acyl-sn-glycerol-3-phosphate acyltransferase, producing the protein MGGWKSTWPWRATVTAWGLVSLPLTAVTIILGAPFLGPKRSFWTFGPLWSRSIFRFFGMHNELIGWEDLPEDIRERRQPVIFMANHESLLDPPVLMGTLPIPAVYLAKKELKWMVPVGWAAMMAGTIFIDRSNREKAVASIAEAARQIRGGKSVVLFPEGTRTRTGELLPFKKGGFALAVDADTPILPLGIGGAYHMLPPGKLLVRPWKYVITVGQPIHPRDFETKEDLMAEVRARIVDLRERAKVPAASPAPAREG; encoded by the coding sequence GTGGGAGGTTGGAAGAGCACCTGGCCGTGGAGGGCGACGGTCACCGCCTGGGGGCTGGTGAGCCTTCCGCTCACGGCCGTCACCATCATCCTGGGGGCGCCCTTCCTGGGGCCCAAGCGGAGCTTCTGGACCTTTGGGCCGCTGTGGAGCCGGTCCATCTTCCGGTTCTTCGGCATGCACAACGAGCTCATCGGGTGGGAGGACCTGCCCGAGGACATCCGGGAGCGCCGCCAGCCGGTGATCTTCATGGCCAACCACGAGAGCCTCCTGGACCCGCCCGTGCTCATGGGCACCCTGCCCATCCCGGCCGTGTACCTGGCCAAGAAGGAGCTGAAGTGGATGGTCCCGGTGGGCTGGGCCGCCATGATGGCCGGCACCATCTTCATCGACCGCAGCAACCGCGAGAAGGCCGTGGCCAGCATCGCCGAGGCCGCCCGCCAGATACGGGGCGGCAAGAGCGTCGTCCTCTTCCCCGAGGGCACCCGCACCCGCACCGGGGAGCTGCTCCCCTTCAAGAAGGGCGGCTTCGCCCTGGCCGTGGACGCCGACACCCCCATCCTCCCCCTGGGCATCGGCGGCGCCTACCACATGCTGCCCCCCGGCAAGCTCCTGGTGCGGCCGTGGAAGTACGTCATCACCGTGGGCCAGCCCATCCACCCCAGGGACTTCGAGACGAAGGAGGACCTCATGGCCGAGGTGCGGGCCCGCATCGTGGACCTGAGGGAACGGGCCAAGGTCCCCGCGGCATCGCCTGCTCCCGCCAGGGAAGGGTGA
- a CDS encoding hemerythrin domain-containing protein, with translation MPIDTSSPIEQLAASSQAVTRHLCRLGIDVHGQGGLTLAEACKVQGLAPDKVAQELDALKPQAPRDWMMATIPELVHHIVHHHHAFTREELVRIQKLLDAGLAIPGPAQAVLIRIKVHFASLARDLVAHFQMEERNLFPAICAAENGGVTPISLSTPSEQARTISAEHQAAEELLHNIRLITSDYEITPDSPAHLRAIYLGLRNLEDDLHLHLFLENHILFPRALPA, from the coding sequence ATGCCCATCGACACCTCCAGCCCCATCGAACAGCTGGCCGCCTCCAGCCAGGCCGTGACCCGCCACCTCTGCCGCCTCGGCATCGACGTGCACGGCCAGGGGGGCCTGACCCTCGCCGAGGCCTGCAAGGTCCAGGGCCTGGCGCCGGACAAGGTCGCCCAGGAGCTGGACGCCCTCAAGCCCCAGGCGCCGCGCGACTGGATGATGGCGACCATCCCCGAACTGGTCCACCACATCGTGCACCATCACCACGCCTTCACCCGGGAGGAGCTGGTGCGCATCCAGAAGCTCCTGGACGCGGGCCTGGCCATCCCCGGCCCCGCCCAGGCCGTCCTCATCCGCATCAAGGTCCACTTCGCCAGCCTCGCCAGGGACCTGGTGGCCCACTTCCAGATGGAGGAGCGCAACCTCTTCCCGGCCATCTGCGCCGCCGAAAACGGAGGCGTGACGCCCATCTCGCTCAGCACCCCCTCGGAGCAGGCCCGCACCATCTCCGCCGAGCACCAGGCCGCCGAGGAGCTCCTCCACAACATCCGGCTCATCACCTCCGACTACGAGATCACCCCGGACTCCCCGGCGCACCTGAGAGCCATCTACCTGGGCCTGCGGAATCTGGAGGACGACCTGCACCTCCACCTCTTCCTCGAGAACCACATCCTCTTCCCCAGGGCCCTCCCGGCCTGA
- the yidD gene encoding membrane protein insertion efficiency factor YidD, which yields MTGVRRVIDALFAHPLLACGIYLILEAFLPVPFQPTAWVARGAIRAYQATLGPALPSQCKFTPTCSHYGLGCVRKYGTLRGGALTTWRILRCNPFGHGGHDPVP from the coding sequence GTGACGGGAGTCCGGCGGGTGATCGACGCGCTGTTTGCCCATCCCCTGCTGGCCTGCGGGATCTACCTGATCCTGGAGGCCTTCCTGCCCGTGCCCTTCCAGCCCACGGCCTGGGTGGCCCGGGGGGCCATCCGGGCCTACCAGGCCACCCTGGGCCCCGCCCTGCCCTCCCAGTGCAAGTTCACCCCCACCTGCAGCCACTACGGCCTGGGCTGCGTGCGGAAGTACGGGACCCTCCGGGGAGGGGCCCTCACCACCTGGCGGATCCTCCGATGCAACCCCTTCGGCCACGGCGGCCACGACCCGGTGCCGTGA